A genomic window from Maylandia zebra isolate NMK-2024a linkage group LG20, Mzebra_GT3a, whole genome shotgun sequence includes:
- the dazap2 gene encoding DAZ-associated protein 2, with translation MNNKGSYPQQAVYPQQSTAPVYPPAMQMSPQAPPYTDTPPAYSEIYQPRYVLPPQVPGQVPQMSSPYPGAQVYMPMQPHMPVGPVGQNVPMAYYPMGAVYPHGSTVMVESGYDAGARFTAGSSVSIPPPPPGHPPNAAQLAAMQGANVVMTQRKNNFFLGGSSGGYTIW, from the exons ATGAACAACAAAG GTTCATATCCACAGCAGGCTGTGTACCCTCAGCAGAGCACTGCACCTGTATACCCTCCTGCTATGCAAATGTCTCCTCAGGCACCTCcttacacagacacaccacctgCATATTCTGAG ATATACCAGCCCAGATATGTGCTTCCACCTCAGGTGCCTGGTCAGGTGCCTCAGATGTCCTCTCCCTATCCTGGTGCTCAGGTGTATATGCCCATGCAGCCACATATGCCAGTTGGGCCAGTGGGCCAGAATGTCCCCATGGCTTATTATCCAATGGGAGCAGTCTACCCGCATGGTTCAACTGTGATGGTGGAGAGCGGCTATGATGCTGGTGCTCGCTTCACAGCCGGCAGCAGTGTTTCCATCCCA CCCCCACCTCCTGGACACCCCCCTAATGCCGCTCAGCTGGCTGCCATGCAAGGTGCCAATGTTGTAATGACACAGCGCAAGAATAACTTCTTCCTGGGTGGATCCAGTGGAGGTTATACCATCTGGTAA